The segment CTGGAAAAGCTCTGTCAGGCACTTCATAGGCCCGGCATTGCAGCAGACGACCTTGTTCTGGGGGGTCACCACATAGGGGATGAAGGTGTAGCTGCTGCAGAGGTCCTGAGGGAGGGCAGAAGGGGTGAGTGTCTCTGCCAGCCGAGCTGAGAACCCCTCTACTTATGTCATGGACCAgtcccctctccccaggcctCCCCACACTGCCCAGACCATACAGGCCATGCTAACACAACCACCATCCGTAAGTCATTAGCAGGGAAAGGCAAACCAGCTTTATCTTTGACTGCCATCATTACGCTCCAGAGTGAACACTCCTGGTTCTTTTCAAAACCAGGTACCCCTCTCCATGCTGCTGTTCCTGGTGCTTGCTCTGCATGAGtgacaccaccccccccccagctcagATGTGTGGAGGGGTCTCGCTCCCCATCTGCAATGTCCACCCTCTGAGGCTGGAGAGCGGCAGCTCAGGGGGAGAGAAGGGCTCAGACCCCCCGGCACCACAGCAGCGAGCAGGGGGACAAGGGACACACCGAGTTCTTCTGGCAAATGTCCtcctggggagagagggaaggaggagggattTAATGAGCATCCCCGACAAAAGAAATCAGCTGATTTCAGGCTCAGAGATCGGAATTACCTGGAAAACAGCCAGGGACAGCGAGGGGCACCGGGGCCGAGCCACAAGGGTGGCTGGGCGCCCCCACACTGTGAGAGTTGCGTGTGGACACCCCCCCCGACCCCGGGCAGGGCTGCAAACGCAGCCGGCTCCTCATCCAAACccagcacagggaaggggtcTCCAAACAGGTGCTCCCCCAAGTCAGGGTGACATCTGGGGACGATTTGGACATGCTCCCATCCACATTTTTCCACCCCCCCGAGAGGCGAGAATCCCTTCCGCTGGCCCCTTCCGTGCAGAGGGTTCTGCTTCCAAGGAATCGGCTTTTCCCAGGGAAAAGCGCCTGTTCCCAAATTCCTGGCCTGCTGGGGCCAGGGGAGCACCCAGCATCCCCCACCCGGCTCTGGGGCTCACTGGGGTCCCCAGCCTGCCCCCCCTCATCCCATCAGCTGCAGGGAAAGCTCTGCCAGAGCAGGACGCAAGCGTGGGAACTCAGCCGGGCTCAGGGGAGGGATGGAGGTCCCCCTCCTGCTGGGATGGATGCTCCAGAGGTTTAGGGCTATTCCCACCCTGGAGAAGCAGCACCCAGGGGGTGCagggtgtccccgtccccactAACCTGCAGGGCCTGGAGGTGGGGCAGGTCGGCCTGGCCACACAGCAGGATGTTGTGGGACATGTTGAAGCTTTCGCGGATGCCCAGGTGGTAGAAAAGGGAGGGCTGGCAGACGGAGTCGCTCAGCTCCACCACAGCCACGTCTGTGGGCAGGATGGCAGGGATGCTCAAGGGACCGACACCAGACCCCGAATTCATGGGGCAGGAGAACCAGCCACCCCCTGGTTTGGAGGAGGTCTGCATCCCCTACGAGAGGGAATGGCCCCTGCCATCACAGCACCTGAGGCCACAGTGAGGAGCATCTGCTTCCCCCCGGCACAGGGTTGAACCCTGAGCAAACCCTTGACAAAAAAACACCCTTTTCCAAATCACACCCGTGTGTTTAACCCCAGGGAGGAAGACGTCCCAGCAAACGTCCAATCACCTTGGAAAGTaaacaggaggaaagcagaaaagcaaacagtgaaCAACTTGAGCACACAGCCGGCAGAGCTCCGCCGGGAGCTGCACAGCGGTTAGGGAAAGTCGTGGCCCAAATATTCCCGGGCAGCTGGGATAACCAGgcagaacagcaggaaaatgagggcGATAGAAACCCATACCGCGGATGCTTCTGGCGGAGCAGGCTGCATCCTCACCTGCGTTGTAGAAGCAGTCGAGCGCGGCGGTGTCACCCAGCGCCAGGGTGCCAAAGGGCAGGGCGTGCAGGCGTGCCCGCAGGTCACGGCAGGCGTCGTGCAGGCTGCACAGCGTGGGGCAGGCGGCCGGCTCCCGGCCCAGCACGCAGACGATGCTCAACACCCGCCGCCCACCCGCCCGTCCCCGGGTCCCGCACACCGGCCGGCCTGTCGTGCCCGCCACTGCCAGCGggtcctgccagcagctcccggTGACCAGGGTGGGTCCGGGCACCTCCATGGCTGGGGTGGCCAGACCCGCTATGGGGGATTACACTGAGCACCGGGACAGCCCTCGCCTTGCACCGGGCTGCCCCGGTCCTTACCGGGAGAGCCCTCACCTTGCACCGGGCTGCCGCGGTCCTTACCGGGAGAGCCTGTACTCTGCACCGGGCTGCCCTCTGCCACGGTGCCCTATTCCCTCCCCGGGGAGAGCCCGTAGTCTCCACCGGGCTGCCCTaattccccccgccccgggagaGCCTGTACTCTGCACCGGGCTGTCCTCCACCGAGCCGCCCCGTTCCCCACCGGGAGAGCTCCCTACCGGGCCGGCTCGCACCGGGAGGGTCCGTCCCGCTCCCCGGGCTCCTTCCCGGGCGGCTCCGCACCGGGGCTACCCCGCACCGGGCTGCGctccgccccgctccgccccgggCACCGGGCGCTGCTTCCGCCTGTCCCGGCCGTGAGTCAccggccgccccgcccgggACGGGCCGGGAGGGACCCCCCCGGCCGGATCCTGCCCCCCGACGGGCACCGGTTGCAAAGGGCCGGTTGCGAAACGGGAgcgaggggaaggggaaggggaagcgGCAGGGGgcccccggggtgggtggggggctgtcCGGGGCCGGTTCCCCCTCCCTGCACGGGTCGCAGCCGAAATAACGGCCCCGAAGTCCCGCCGGGTGGCCGGAGCGGTGGCGAAGCGAAGGCGGGGGTCGCTGAGGGGCGAAGGGTCGGGTAGCCCCCCTCTCCCCATATCCCCCATCGTATCCCCTTGGCCGGGGCGAGGGGCCCGGGAAGGTCCCCGCGGGATGGAGACGGGGATGCAAACGGCTGGTGGGCCTGgctggggcggcgggaggcgtGCGGGAGAGCTGCGGGTAGGCGGGGACAGGCTGGCACTGCCCCCTGGCCTGAGCTGCCGTGCAGGCAGACAAACCACGGTGCAGGCAGGCAAGTCACAGCAGAGGCAAAGTCGCCGCACAGGCAGACAAGCCACTGCACAGGCAGACAAGCCACCCCCGCTTTGTTtcccctgcagggctgggccaGCGTGGGGCAGGAAGGCTGAGCAGGGATGTGGGTGCCTGGGGCCAGTGGGGCACGGAGCCCTGCCCGCCCAGGCCTGCTGCTCAGCCCCACCGCTGTTGCGGGAAAGGCAGAGCCGTGGCTGCGGCACACACCGTGCCCAGCATCCTCCCCTGCCGCCACGGGAAGGAATGTGTCCCTCCTCCCCATCGCCATCCCTGGGGTGCCAGTGCTAGTGGGACTGGATGCGGCCACAGAGGTGTGTACCCCTCCTTCAGCCCCAGCCCACGCTCATCTGGagctggggagcccagcccagcaatTCCCCCAGTTCCTCCGGGCTCGGCCCacggcagcccctgcctgctgcagaccCCGGGGCCAGGCAAGGGGGTGTGCCACATGGAGGAGGACACCACAGGGTGACATCCCTGGGACAGGAGGGGACGACATCCTGTTCCTCCATCCTCCAGCATGGCATCACCCCTCCCCATACTGGTTTCCCTCCCCTGGTCACTGGGAGGACTGGAGTCACTTGGGACCACCTGCCAACACCAACCTGTCAGCAGGACACACTCACATCCCCAGCTGTGGGTATGGGGTTTGCAACCAAAGTCTCCCAGGGCAGCACCTACTGCTCAGGCTCTGGGGGTGACAGGTGACCATGACACCGACACCAGAAATAGGAGGAAAATCCTTTATTGAGTCTctgtccctctccatccccacccGGTGCCAGCTCGGGCTCTGCCcaccatggggctgggggcttggCTGGCATAGGGCCATACTGCTGCCAGCTGTGGCCATGTGTCCTCTGACCCCTGGGGTGCCCTGGGTCCTCCGGGATCCTGGCAAGCACAGAGGGTGTGTGTGGGGCACCCCAAGGCTGGGGTTCAGGGCTGGATGGTACCCCCACGCCCAGCTGCACCCCTCCGAGGAGCGGCCAGAAGGTGTGACAGTGGCCACACTGGGTGCAAACCCCTCAGAGCACCCCAGCcgtgctggggagaggggtcAGGCCTGGGTGACGTGTCCTACCCTGGTGTCCCCCCCACGGGGCAGAGAGggcagcctggggcagagccagCTTTGCATAGTTGTGGTGTGGGCAGGGGCCCTGCGGCTGGGGAGCACACGGAGGGTCCGGCAGCGGGGAGGGACGCTGTCACCAGGCAGGGACACCGGCAGCGGGCAGGGATGCCGGCAGCGCTGGCCTCTTCTCTACCTGCCCTGAAGAGGACGAGGGCAGCATCTCCCCAGCCCGGGGCACGCAGCAGCCTCAGATCCTGGTACGGCGGACAGAGAAAGGCGTAGCAGAAAGGGCCCGGGCAGCTTTGCCCTGTTAGGGTtcagccccccacagcccccagggagtggggtgcagggaggggtgccccagcacccaccccgcTGCACCCATGCTGGTGGCAACGCCAAGGGGAAGGATTGGCCCCACACCTGGGAATAGGGGTGCATGGATGGGAGCTGCCACAGGGGAGGGATGGTGGGGCACAGTCTTTCTTCAGCCCCACTCCAGCTACACAaactcctcctccctccctggaCACAGGACTGACACCACCTCGCAGTTTAATTGGGGCAGCCCGAGCTACAAGTCTCACCCCACGGCACACAGcacgcaccccccccccccaaaacaacacacagaaggaggggagggagttGGGGAGGGAGTTGGGGAGGGAGTTGGggactccccccccccccccccccccaggaacACAGAGGCACAGCAAAAGCACACAGCAAGGCTCCGCTCCTCCGGTGGgcacagaggggctggggggggctggggtggtcAGCAGCTGGCAGGGCGTTGGAGCAGGGGGCTGGGTGCTCCAGCCAAAACGCTGAAGGGAAAAGCATCTGAGAGCCCACTGGGGAAATAGGGGaccccaagccccccccccccgcaagcCCCAAGGCTGTGGGGAAGCAATGGGGCAGGGAGTGCAGCAGGGAGATCACGGGGTgcccagggtggggaggggggctgctgggTGCTCTCTAACTGGGGCCAAACTGGGCCCTGTAGCTCCTGTCCTGCCGAGGGTGTTCGGGGCAGGGGGGGCTGCACCCCAtcgctgcagggctggggacacctCGAATCACAGATGTTCCAAGCAGCCCTGCATTGGCTGCATCCCACCAGGGGCTCTGTGCATGaaaggggggtggaggggggacACCCCCTTCGCTTTTACCACTAATGACTCCCAGGAAAACAGCAAACCAGCCAGGAAACCCCCTTCATGCAAACCAGGAGAGAGGGTCCACGCCATCCCCACCCCGGGAGGGGTGAGGGAAGGGTCAAGCTCTCGGGGTGCAGAGGGGAAGCCCCCTCCCCATCACCGCTGGCACCCAGCACCTACTGGTTGTCCTCTCTGGCAGCgtggaaggaaagagagatgGGGCACGGCCCCACGTGTTAGACATGGCAAGCCCCATGGCACCAGGCAAGGGGGGAGAAGAGCAACAGGCCCCCACTTGGCTCAGCTCAGGGGGATGGATCTGGGGGCTCTGCACTTCCCATGGGGCTCAGTGCCAGGATCTGGCCAGGCAGCAACAGACAGAGGAGGCGGCAGGACAGCCGGACACCAGTGAGGGGGTAGCAGGGGAGGATGAGCCCCTCCATCTCCCAAATCTGCGCCCCCCCCACTGGGCAAGGACCGACCGGCACAAACAGCCACGGGAGACAACACTCAGCTGCGAGACAGGACACGGGCAGACGGGCCACAGAGCCCCACGCACCAGGGCTGACCCCCGTTTTTGGCTTCAAGGGTGGGCTTGGCCCAGGCACGAGCCAGCACAGGGCTCCCCCCCTCCATCCCGGCTGGGGGCGCGGGAGCCTTACAGCGTTTGGTAGGTGCTGTCCTTCGACTTGATGAACTTGATGATGAAGAAGACCACGGCTTGGATGCTCAGCACCAGCACGATGCCGCCGATGAAGCTGGCCGTGTCAAAGCCAGGCGGGTGAAACTCAGGGCTGCCTGTCAACGGGGCACTGGTGGTGGTGGTCCCTAATGGCAGGGGGAAACAGGGTGGTGGGTGTTATGGGTGCTGTTGGCATCCCTGGGGTATGGATGCCTCTGCCAaggagaggggtttggggtccGCACAGACCCCAGCATCTGCATGGGGCTGGGATGTCCCCATCCACACACGGATGCAGCAATGGGCTCAGCCCCTTCGCATGCCAGAGCAGCCGGCACCGCATGGGAGAGGAGCCAGCGGTGAAAGGATCCCAGTGGGATCAATAATTCAGAGGGCTCCAGGCTCCGGTTACCCACTGTAATTAGCCCAGTGCTCTCCAGTTCCCGCTTCCTGGAAGAGGCTCCTTCTCcgctcccagcccctgccccaacCCGGCCAGAGACAGCACTTCCCGGCAAGGACGGCAGCAGGGCTGGTCcctgggggagctgcagggtgttATGACCCCCCCTCGCCCCATCCTGGCATCGCTGCAGCCCACAGCAGCATTGCTtagggcggggggggggggacagggaccgAGCTGTGACCCCGGGCTTGGCACCGGCACCTCCTGGGGCACAGCCAATGTTGAACCTCCACGGATGCAACCCCAGGGGAGGCTCTGCTCATCCCTCCCAAGGGGATGCAAAACATGGAGGGAAGCGGCTTGTCCCATTCCACTGGCCACTGTCCCCTGGGGCACCCGgagccccccccatcccaccacctcccaccccccccgccccactcACTTGGGGAGTGCGTCGCCGGCTCCTTGCTATGGGACTGTGGCGGCTCTTCGGTGGGGGACTTCAGCGCTGCCAGAGGCACTgccagagggaaggaggaaaaaagggtcATCAAGAGACACCGCCGTGCACCCcctcccccatgtccctgtccCAGGGGTGGGATTTCATCCCCACGGCCCCAGCACCTACAGCAGCACCTCCATCCCAACGGCTGCTGGGGTCTGGGGGCACCCGCTCTCACGGCGGGAGCGGGGTTACCTCGACACAGGGTGCTGGTGTTGTAGAGCGCACAGGTCTCCCGCGCTGCTGCCCCTTTCTGCACACAGGTCCCTGTCTCTGCAGGAAGAGGGAGTAGGGTTTTCCTAAGGGACCCCCCAGCAAACCAGCCCATGGGGGCACCCAGTGCAGCCCACAGCGTTTGggcccagggctgccctgggcACCCAAGGGTTCGGGATGGTGAGGACTCGTTCCCAGGAGTGGGCATCCATCCAaggggctgcaggctggggctcaCATCTGCACCCCTAGCTGGAGGAGCCCCAAAGAAGGGCTTTAGAAAGCACCTGCTCTCTCCCATCTCCATCACTTGGTGCTGCTCCCTCCACACCCCCATGGAGAGGGAGGTGGAAGGTTCCCAGAGTTACCCCAAGGCCTGCATAGCTGGGAGCAGCACACGCTGATATCCTTCATCCCTGCCCGCTGGGCTGGCACGgatcccctgcctccccccggATGGGTTGGGTGAGTCGGACCTTGGCAGCTTGGCAAGGGTGCTGAGCTGCCAGCACcatcccagcccagcagcaggggaaggctggtggtggctgggagcCCCTTGCTGTCCCCCCACATGGCTGAGCCCCCTCACCTGGCTCCTCGGGGGTCCCGCAGCCCACCCAGACGCAGCCAGTGGTGTTGTGTAGGGCAGTGCCGGCCGTGCATGCCTCGCAGGACCTCAGCTCGCCGCACTCTCCTGccaaagctgggggaaagagGTGAGGGCAGGGCCAGCATCCATCCCCTCACCAGCCAGGGTCAGGGCTAGACCCTCTGCTTTACCAAGGAGAATTCCTCATGATGCAGCAGGAGAGGTGAAGGCACCTCTCGCAGCACCAAACCCACTACCAGACCCGtcctggctggctgcaggtgtGTTTGTGGCATCACCAGCTCTCCGGAGAGGGGACATCCCGCACCCAACAGCTCCCAGCACCCATGGCCACCTGGGGCACGCAGGGCTCACCCCATcacctgcagccacagcaggctgcagcacagggcgAGCCCACCCCAGCCTGGGATCTTTCGGTGGAGGTTTAAAAGAGACgaggcagcagcaccagcctggctgctcccagcaccccgcGTGGGGTTATTTAAGCAGCAgcacccctctgcccccaccccccctccaaGGCCGTCCTGcaggacccccagctccccatcGCCCCAGCGATGGCAGTGAGTCACTAGGGTGTTTGCGGCGCTGCTCTGCCACAAGCgctccccacacacacacacactcatcATTAATTTACAGCGATGACTGTCAGCGAGGGAGGCTGCAACGGGGAGCCGCTGCCGGGCCCTACCTGCACCTCCCTGCATCCCACGCCCGCGCCCGCATTTGCACCATCCCAGGAAGGGGCTGGGAGCCATTCCTCACCCTGGACATGCATCCAGGCTTTCATGGGACAAACAACAACCCCCTGCCAGAGCTCgcaggagggggctgggggctggggctggcacccCCTTGGGCTGGGGTCTCTGCCACATAGGGCCCGATCCAACCTCGTGCTTAGCTTTCCCACACCGGCTGCACCCCATCCCCACTGGCAGTGCTTTGCAGAGGGtttcccaccccacctccccccttTGGGGTGGGCAACTCCAGTCCCCCATGGATTTTAGGGTCCTCCTGGCCACCCGGGTCATGCTTGGCTGTCAGAAAAGGCTCTTTCTTGAGACATAACACACGAAGTGGGATGCTGCAGACCCATTGCCATAGCTACGGCGTGGTGGGCATGCCGCCGGGGCCCCCCCTCCAGCATTTAGAGACCTGCCGGGAACCAATGGGAAAGTAGGACTTTGTTCACAAGGGTTTCAGGCAGGTTTGtaatttaagttatttttatcGTGGCAGGCACAGGAACAGACGTTTGAGCCCAACATTGTCAACTCCCGCTCCTGCCGTcaggtgtggggagggagagggaaataaggggggcagcggggtcggctgagggcagccccacCCCGATGGGTGCTCTGGGAATACGCGTGGGACCCCGTGGGACACGTCAGGATGGAAACGTCTCCTGTGAGCAGCAGGGGGatgggaggaggggagcagaagCAAGCCTGGGGTTTGCATAATTAATGCCCAAAGTTGCAGACGCCCTGGGCAGGAGGATGACGGCTCTGCTCCCCCATGGAAACCGCCACGAACCCCGAGATCCCCCCCGTCCTTCAGAGAGGAAGCCGGACCCTGCACCCTGCTTTCCCACAGCTGTCCAGGGCACTCCTCCTGGccctgggggtcccagccccacgggtgggagcaggagcaggggtcCCCTCTACCCCCAAACCGGGGCCAGCCGAGGGAACGGGGCACTCCCGGTCCCATCACAGGCGAGGGGGGCCCGTGGGGGCCGGGGGCGAGGGGaacccctgaaaaaaaaaaaagacccccCCAAAAGTTCAGCTGGCCCGAAACTGCAAACTCCCctcgctccccccccccccccccccgcccccggccgtACCTGCGCGGGTGGGAGCGGGTCCCTGCGCGCACAGTAGCGCGCAGAGCAGCGCGCAGCGCAGCGCCCCGGCGCACGGCGGGGCCATGGCCCGGCCCGGTTATGCTCGGCTTAGCCAGGCTCGGCTCAGCCCGGTCCCAGGGGGAGGTCTCGGCTGCGGTACCGCGGAGCTCCCGGGAGAACGGAGCGGAGCTGCGGGCACATGCGCGCCCgcgggaggcgggcgggggggggcgggcaggggcggcCCCGCCTCGtcccgccccggggggggccggccCGAGGGGGGGGCCCGCTCCGGAGGTgcatcccttccttccccaccccgccTCTGGGCTGCCGTGCCCGTGGGAAAGGCGGGGATGTCCCGGTTTTGGGGGGTTCCGGGGCGCCGGGCGCTGCACCCCCGGGACACACTGCACTGGCTGCATTCACTGCAGCCACTGCGCACGCTGCACCGGCTGCGCTCACTGCACGCTGCCTGTGCGCTGCACACCTTGCACACACTGCACAGTGCATGCATAGCCCGCTGCCTGCACACCCTGCACTCGACTGCACGCTGCCTGTGCACTGCACACCTTGTACGCCCTGCACAGTGCATGCCCACAGCGCGCTGCACACCTTGCACACCCTGCGCCCTGCACACCCCGCACAGGGCATGCACACAGGCCGCTGCACACCTTGCACACCCTGTGCACTGCACACGCTGCACACCCCGCACAGGGCACGCACACAGCGCGCTGCACACCCCGCGCCCCGCCCACGCCCCGCACAGACCCTccgtccccagccccccgcacaccgaccccctcccccacccccgtgCCAGGGGCACCCCGAACCCCTCCCGGGTCTCTCCGCCGGTCCCGCcccgccacccccacccccacccccggatcgagggggcgggggggccccgccgggaccggggccggcggcgTTCAGCACCGCGGACAGCTCcaccgggccgggccgggccgggcccagctGAGCCGGGCCGAGCtgagccgggccgagccgagtCCTCCCTGGCCCCTGGCCGCGCTCCGAGGGGCGGCTGCAGCCGTGCCCAGGAGCACCGGGGGCGGGGTCCCGACCCCGCGGGGCCCCGGCCCGGTCACCCCGGGACCCGCCACACTTTGGGGCTCCGGAGGGGACAGGCTGCCGGGGAAGGCCTGAAACGCACCGGGCTTCGAGGAACGGGCACCGGGGAGAGTCCCGGCAGGGTCCCGGGGGTGCACAcgccttcctccttctcctcctcctcccccggggAGGAAGGCTCCCCGCCAGCCGCCCTTCCCGCAGCTACCCCGGTCGGGCCGGGCCTTCCCGGTTCTCCCGGCGATGAATTATTCAGGCCCGTGTGGGAAAGCCGGGCCGCGGGGACCCGCTGGGAGGCCGGAGGGGGGCTGAGCACCCCCGGCTccgcgggggcggggaggaCCCAGCATtaccccccccttccccctccggGCCGCCCCCTCCACACCCCACGCCCAGGGTGCAAAGCGGAGCCCCCAAATCTCTGCAAtgtggggggggacacacgacCCGGCGCCCCCCTCCCTGCAGGGGCTTTGCAAGGCCGTGGCGGGGGCAcccggccgggggggggggtgtcccgggggcggcgggggtgggTCGGGGGTGCGCTGTATTTATGAATGGGTTGCTCCATCCCCGGCGCGATTACTATGCGGCGCGCGCGCGCCCGCGCTGCCTGGCGGGGTGCTGATTGGCTCCGGCGCGCTATTGACGTCACAGCGGGGCGatcggggctgggggggggcggtggtgagtcacccccccacacaccccccccaccccccacaccccccctgGCGGGGCTCGGTCACTATAACTCGGCGGCGCCCATGGCAGCGGCCCCCAGCCGGGAGCGCAGCGCAGCCCGGCCGAGCAGCCCGGCAGGTGGGTGCCtggcacgggggggggggggcacggacctggggagggggcacggccacctggggggggggagcatGGCCACCTGGGGGCGGGCATCGACACCTGGGGGGGGCATGGACATGAAAAGGGGGCACGGAGCCCTGGGGGGGCGCATGgaggtggggggcggggggtacCCGGACGTGGTGGGGGGCACCCGGAGGGGCTGCGAGCCCGCTTGGGCAAAGCGCAGAGCTATGGGAAGGAGGTCAAGGGGCACCTGTGCCCCACCCACCTCCCCCACCTCCGGGGATGTGCTCCTCCCCCAGGTACCCTGGGAGGGCCGGACCCCCAAGGTAAGGGGGGGGATCCTCTCGGTTGGGGGGTGTGTTGCAGGGCCGGGAGGGCTCCTGTGTCTTTCCCCCCACCTTATTCCCAGGTAAGAAGCTGGGTCACCCCCTTCACCTGCTGCTTGGGATCCCCACATTGTTGCCCTGAAGCTCTGAGGCGGTGAGCGGGGGCCGGTCCTGCTCCCCTGTATTTATCCATCAAAATCATCTGGTGCACAACACCCCCACGACCCCAGCAGCTAATGCAGGCAGGAGGTGCTGAGCAAGCCCCACCCCCACCTTTattcacatatttttctttgcttgcgaaagaatcaaaaccaaaccaccttGTCCAGAAAAATCCCCTCGGAGCAAACAGTGAGCACCCCCTCAAcgctcttcccccctccccaagacAACTTCTGGGGTGAGGCAGGACTGTCCGTGGCCGGGTGCCTCAGGGACAGCTTGGGTGGgtccctgctgtgggcagcggGTGCTGAGGGTGCTGCTGTCTCACTTTCGGCTGCAGCAGGTCGGCTTCCGTCAGCATGATGGAGGAAGGGCCCCCCAACTCCAGCGAAGGCCAGCAAGGCTGGTTTGCGgccaggaacagcagcagcagctccttggACCTGGAGTCTGTGGTGCAACCCCTTGTCTTGAACCCATGGGATGTCATCCTCTGCATCTCCGGGACCATTATCTCCTGTGAAAATGCCATTGTGGTGGTGGTCATCTTCTACACCCCGACTTTCCGGGCTCCTATGTTCCTCCTCATCGGCAGTTTGGCCACAGCCGACCTCCTGGCTGGTTTGGGGTTGATCCTGCATTTTGCCTTTGTCTACTTCGTCCCGTCGGAGGCGGTCAGCCTGCTCACGGTGGGGCTCCTGGTCACCTCCTTCACAGCCAGCGTCAGCAGCCTGCTGACCATCACCATCGACCGCTACCTGTCCCTCTACAACGCCCTGACCTACTACTCAGAGAAGACGGTCACCAGGACTTACATCATGTTGATCCTCACCTGGGGAGCCTCCATCTGCTACGGGCTCCTGCCCATCATGGGCTGGAACTGCCTGAAGGACCCCTCAGCCTGCAGCATCGTCAAGCCCCTGACAAAGAACCACCTCATCATCCTCTCCATCTCCTTCTTCATGGTCTTTGCAGTGATGCTCCAGCTCTACGTGCAGATCTGTAAGATCGTCTGCCGGCACGCCCACCAGATCGCCGTCCAGAGACATTTCCTGGCCAGTTCCCACTACGTCACCACCCGAAAAGGCATCGCCACCTTGGCCGTCATCCTGGGTACCTTCGCGTCCTGCTGGCTGCCCTTCGCCGTTTACTGTCTCCTGGGGGATTACAGCTACCCAGCCCTCTACACCTACGCCACCCTCCTCCCCGCCACCTACAACTCCATGATCAACCCCGTCATTTACGCCTTCAGGAACCAGGAGATCCAGAAGGTGCTGTGGACCGTCTGCTGTGGGTGCTTCTCCTCCACCATGCCTTTCCGGTCCCGCTCCCCCAGTGACGTCTGATgtcccgtccccgtccccccccggcCTCTCTGCACCTTTCACTTACCGATTGCAGTcgggggtttttctttttct is part of the Phalacrocorax carbo chromosome 22, bPhaCar2.1, whole genome shotgun sequence genome and harbors:
- the CD164L2 gene encoding CD164 sialomucin-like 2 protein; translated protein: MAPPCAGALRCALLCALLCAQGPAPTRAALAGECGELRSCEACTAGTALHNTTGCVWVGCGTPEEPETGTCVQKGAAARETCALYNTSTLCRVPLAALKSPTEEPPQSHSKEPATHSPRTTTTSAPLTGSPEFHPPGFDTASFIGGIVLVLSIQAVVFFIIKFIKSKDSTYQTLI
- the GPR3 gene encoding G-protein coupled receptor 3, which encodes MMEEGPPNSSEGQQGWFAARNSSSSSLDLESVVQPLVLNPWDVILCISGTIISCENAIVVVVIFYTPTFRAPMFLLIGSLATADLLAGLGLILHFAFVYFVPSEAVSLLTVGLLVTSFTASVSSLLTITIDRYLSLYNALTYYSEKTVTRTYIMLILTWGASICYGLLPIMGWNCLKDPSACSIVKPLTKNHLIILSISFFMVFAVMLQLYVQICKIVCRHAHQIAVQRHFLASSHYVTTRKGIATLAVILGTFASCWLPFAVYCLLGDYSYPALYTYATLLPATYNSMINPVIYAFRNQEIQKVLWTVCCGCFSSTMPFRSRSPSDV